One genomic window of Ciona intestinalis chromosome 7, KH, whole genome shotgun sequence includes the following:
- the LOC100185463 gene encoding peroxidasin-like isoform X3 — MWIKRTLTLCVAFAILVNLDGTCKAQSPEHRACPSGCLCFVTTVRCMHRRRDTIPQVAPETRVLDMRFNRIRSIPASTFRRMRNLNSLLLNNNEIQSISENAFRGLSSLKYLYLHDNKIVTVPSGTFATLPKLERLLLHSNLIETLPNRLFDDLTLKRLRLDGNRLRCDCDLAWLATYLQGPGRSVLATAVCYQPRSLSGRHIPTIQPSEFQCSDTNNSTYTIAPIFYEMPEDVEVQQGESVIFRCGVRGSPRPLITWHHDGTPVRLDTRVRKSTDGSLVIQTSRQSDRGIYKCTADNTVGHRSSSVARLTYRGAQGPPVFTTVPSNKEVILNGRVTFQCRSTGTPEPVTRWYHNHERLPVTPNFIVMPGTLHIRSASIENNGTYTCMAANSEGFINSSATLIVRNPPKFTVKPQDQTAIQGRSVTLDCHAEGIPEPTLSWLRNGHTLNRDQRYLVMTSGSLLIRGVNPGDEGTYTCKAESNAGVSTSDAFVTIMVPPRFTVRPQNQRVRQGLTVDFQCQVAGRPQPQIVWTINGRAVPDDPRYSLLPSGTLRLLRAQPEHAGNYRCEAANAVGAQHAQVSLTVIPPTPLSFVRTPEDQTVDAGTDVTIRCHVTGGGVDDETAPNIYWTKDNVRLTTSGRFSISRSSLSELLIRQVARDDTGRYECVARSGSDFISASMTLVVNLRNTVKDIVVKLAQILPADCLLHGCPDELDQSSHSSHDEEQSPLSLDELLNQHFLASASRQKRQSVVHLSELYDTIQSATNEVNRGINNSIQHFNNGRNRQSPGDLLALVRFPSTRAGVDLARAAEVFDVALRMIECCVRRGMRPRDFDVRHTKDRQEGDGPASLDGDEEMDVMSLIGSEAVELVANLSGCSAHRPNIDCSRDICFHRKYRSPDGTCNNLHHPMWGASLTPFHRLLQPIYENGFNAPISWNNNKKYNNNTLPSPRSVSVGVLMSAGSRPPRKDPDFTHMVMQWGQFLDHDLDFTTMAPSVQRFSDGLACKDTCEHEAPCFPILVDNDSRHSRFHHHPPSPRRHGRQHPHGSGRCMTFTRSSAVCGSGITSVFFSAISRREQINQITSYLDASNVYSSNDKEMRNLRDFSSDLGLLKEGQSLELGQKPLLPYNVYSDLESGSNSIQLVAPLDCFRGEGETARQRSVPCFLAGDLRANEQVSLTTMHTLWMREHNRIARYIKQVNQHWDGDTIFHETRKIIGAQMQHITYTHWLPKLLGPFTSLIGEYRGYDPNLPSSIVNVFATAAYRFGHTMINPIMYRLNETWHESRYGNLNLHEAFFAPFRIVHEGGIDPLIRGLIAKPMKARDSDSNMNEELIERLFSMAEEVALDLGALNIQRGRDHALPFYNEWRQFCNLSSATTFDDLATEIKNPEVRNKLRELYKVPANIDPFVGMIVEDVVPGSRLGPTLACLLTEQFKRTRAGDRFWYENPGIFSPTQVNALKQASLARVICDNTDSIKTVPRDVFLNQPQADFVSCDEIPSIDLSAWIDCCSDCSDSGSFETLSDHFQRRSRSKRSTNKRHSHRNINNSSNTNQPWDNPLTPSPPLQNEPRLRVGVKKMNKIEPEGIPSASMDKVLSVIEALESKISQLQGQVQTLEQKLQDRD; from the exons ATATCTTCACGACAATAAAATCGTCACTGTGCCGTCCGGAACATTTGCCACTTTACCGAAGCTCGAACGATT GTTACTCCATTCGAATTTGATTGAAACTCTACCAAATCGGCTCTTTGATGATCTGACGCTAAAGCGGCT GAGGTTAGATGGGAATCGTTTACGCTGTGATTGCGACCTTGCTTGGTTGGCCACTTATTTGCAAGGGCCCGGTCGCTCTGTTCTTGCCACTGCAGTATGTTACCAACCAAGGTCACTGTCTGGTCGTCACATACCAACTATCCAACCATCCGAGTTTCAATGCAGTGACACTAATAACAGTACGTATACAA TTGCTCCAATTTTTTATGAGATGCCCGAGGATGTAGAAGTACAGCAGGGTGAATCTGTGATATTTAGATGTGGGGTAAGAGGGTCACCCAGGCCCTTGATCACTTGGCACCATGATGG GACACCTGTGCGATTAGATACCAGAGTTAGGAAATCTACTGATGGATCGTTGGTTATTCAAACCTCCAGGCAATCAGACAGAG GTATTTATAAATGCACTGCTGATAATACTGTTGGCCACAGATCTAGTAGTGTTGCAAGATTAACATATAGAGGAGCCCAAGGTCCTCCTGTCTTTACAACTGTGCCATCCAATAAAGag GTAATACTGAATGGTCGAGTTACTTTCCAATGTAGAAGCACTGGTACCCCAGAACCTGTGACTAGATGGTATCATAACCATGAGAGACTTCCAGTTACACCAAACTTCATTGTAATGCCAG GCACACTTCACATAAGATCTGCATCCATTGAAAACAATGGCACTTACACTTGTATGGCAGCTAACAGTGAAGGTTTCATCAACTCCTCTGCTACTCTGATTGTAAGAA ACCCACCCAAGTTTACAGTTAAGCCACAAGACCAAACAGCAATCCAAGGCAGAAGTGTAACACTTGACTGTCATGCTGAAGGAATTCCGGAACCTACTTTAAGTTGGTTGAGGAATGGACACACTTTAAACAGAGACCAACGTTATCTAGTGATGACTTCcg GTTCTTTACTTATTCGTGGTGTAAACCCTGGTGACGAAGGGACTTACACTTGCAAAGCTGAGAGCAACGCTGGAGTTTCAACTTCAGATGCCTTTGTTACCATAATGG TACCTCCCCGATTTACTGTTCGACCACAGAATCAGAGAGTAAGACAAGGACTTACTGTGGATTTCCAATGTCAAGTTGCTGGGAGACCACAACCACAGATAGTGTGGACTATCAATG GTCGAGCTGTACCAGATGACCCGCGCTATTCCCTTCTGCCATCTGGTACACTAAGATTACTAAGAGCACAACCGGAACATGCTGGTAATTATCGGTGTGAAGCAGCTAATGCAGTTGGAGCTCAGCATGCTCAAGTTTCGTTGACAGTTATCCCTCCAACACCTTTAAGTTTTGTGAG GACACCTGAAGATCAAACAGTTGATGCTGGAACTGATGTGACAATAAGATGCCATGTTACTGGGGGAGGGGTGGATGATGAAACTGCTCCAAATATATATTGGACCAAAGATAATGTTCGACTAACTACTTCAG GTCGTTTCTCGATCTCCCGATCTTCCTTGAGTGAATTGTTGATCCGACAAGTTGCTCGGGATGACACGGGAAGATATGAATGTGTTGCAAGAAGTGGATCGGATTTTATATCTGCTT CGATGACATTGGTGGTGAACTTAAGGAACACAGTAAAAGATATCGTTGTTAAACTTGCTCAGATTCTTCCAGCTGATTGTCTTCTACATGGATGTCCTGATGAACTAGACC AGTCCTCTCACTCCTCCCATGATGAGGAGCAAAGCCCGTTATCACTCGACGAACTTCTTAACCAACATTTTCTTGCGTCAGCCTCAAGACAAAAAAGACAAAGTG ttGTTCACTTGTCCGAGTTATACGACACCATACAAAGTGCAACGAATGAAGTCAACCGTGGAATAAACAATTCGatacaacattttaataacGG GCGTAACCGGCAGAGCCCAGGTGACTTGCTTGCCCTGGTGAGGTTCCCATCCACACGAGCTGGTGTGGACTTAGCAAGAGCTGCAGAAGTGTTCGATGTTGCGTTGCGCATGATTGAGTGCTGTGTGCGACGAGGCATGAGACCTAGAGATTTTGACGTTCGGCACACAAAGGACAGACAAGAAG GTGATGGCCCTGCCTCACTAGATGGCGATGAAGAGATGGATGTTATGTCATTGATTGGTAGCGAGGCCGTTGAGTTGGTTGCAAACTTATCGGGATGTTCAGCACATCGACCTAATATAGATTGCTCACGAGATATTTGTTTCCATAGAAA gTACCGCTCCCCAGATGGTACATGCAACAACCTCCACCACCCAATGTGGGGAGCTTCACTCACTCCTTTCCATCGCTTGTTACAACCCATCTATGAAAATGGATTCAATGCTCCTATCTCAtggaacaacaacaaaaa atacaacaacaacactcTACCCTCACCCCGTTCTGTGTCGGTGGGTGTGTTAATGTCAGCAGGATCACGACCCCCAAGAAAAGACCCCGATTTTACCCACATGGTGATGCAGTGGGGTCAATTCTTAGATCACGACCTTGATTTCACAACCATGGCTCCAAGTGTGCAAAGATTCTCAGATGGTTTGGCGTGCAAAGACACTTGTGAACATGAAGCTCCTTGTTTTCCTATTCTAG TTGATAACGACTCCCGCCACTCCCGTTTCCACCACCACCCCCCATCACCAAGGAGACATGGAAGGCAACATCCACACGGATCAGGAAGATGCATGACCTTCACAAGATCAAGTGCGGTGTGTGGATCTGGGATTACTTCCGTATTCTTCAGTGCAATATCCAGGAGGGAACAAATAAACCAG ATAACATCTTATTTGGATGCGTCAAATGTATACAGTAGCAATGATAAAGAAATGCGGAATCTGCGAGATTTTTCATCAGACCTTGGTTTATTGAAGGAAGGCCAGTCACTTGAACTTGGACAGAAACCATTGTTACCTTACAATGTATATAGTGACCTTGAATCTG GTTCAAACTCGATACAGTTGGTTGCTCCTCTTGATTGTTTTCGTGGCGAAGGTGAAACTGCCCGTCAACGAAGCGTTCCTTGTTTCCTTGCTGGTGATCTAAGAGCTAACGAACAA GTATCGTTAACTACAATGCACACATTATGGATGAGGGAACACAACAGAATTGCACgatatataaaacaagttaaccAGCATTGGGACGGAGATACAATCTTCCATGAAACGAGGAAAATAATTGGAGCACAAATGCAGCACATAACATACACg CATTGGCTACCAAAGTTACTTGGACCATTTACTTCTCTGATTGGTGAATACAGAGGTTACGACCCCAACTTACCATCCTCTATTGTTAATGTATTTGCAACAGCAGCTTATAGGTTCGGACACACAATGATCAATCCTATCATGTACAG ATTAAATGAGACGTGGCACGAATCTCGTTACGGCAACTTGAACCTTCATGAAGCTTTCTTTGCTCCATTCCGCATCGTGCATGAGGGAGGTATAGATCCACTGATCAGAGGGTTGATTGCTAAACCTATGAAA GCAAGAGACAGTGATTCAAATATGAACGAAGAATTGATTGAACGACTCTTCTCCATGGCTGAGGAGGTTGCACTTGATCTTGGAGCACTTAACATCCAAAGAGGAAGAGATCACGCTCTTCCATTCTATAATGAATGGAGGCAGTTTTGTAATCTTTCGAGTGCAACAACATTTGATGATCTGGCAACTGAGATAAAAAATCCAGAG GTTCGTAACAAACTACGCGAGCTTTACAAAGTACCTGCAAATATCGATCCATTTGTTGGTATGATAGTAGAAGATGTGGTCCCAGGTTCAAGGTTGGGACCAACCCTGGCTTGTCTCTTGACTGAACAGTTCAAAAGGACAAGAGCCGGGGACAGATTCtg GTATGAGAACCCAGGAATTTTCAGTCCAACGCAGGTCAATGCGTTGAAACAAGCATCACTGGCGAGAGTCATCTGCGATAACACTGATTCGATAAAAACTGTTCCACGTGACGTGTTTCTCAACCAACCACAAGCTGACTTTGTGTCATGTGACGAAATACCGTCCATTGATTTGTCGGCATGGATCGACTGTTGTTCTGATTGTTCGGATTCTGGATCGTTCGAAACTTTGTCAG acCATTTTCAGCGGAGGTCACGCAGCAAGCGAAGCACAAACAAACGTCATtcacatagaaatataaataactctTCAAATACCAATCAACCATGGGATAATCCCCTAACCCCTAGTCCACCCTTACAAAACGAACCCCGACTGAGAGTTggagttaaaaaaatgaacaaaattgaACCTGAAGGTATTCCTTCTGCTTCAATGGACAAAGTATTGTCAGTGATTGAAGCCCTCGAAAGCAAAATATCCCAACTACAAGGACAGGTCCAAACATTGGAACAAAAGCTGCAAGATAGGGATTag